A window from Argopecten irradians isolate NY chromosome 3, Ai_NY, whole genome shotgun sequence encodes these proteins:
- the LOC138317777 gene encoding riboflavin transporter 2-like yields the protein MNSAGVYILVVLFGTGSWLTLNGIWVELPLMVPSLPEGWALPSYLNVIIQVANIGPIGLAILFHFAKDKISDKFIIYALVTVGCASVLCLLFFWDTTSFIAGQCHSTGLLTLVFVLATVCCSTSVVFLPFMTMFKKHYITAFFIGQGLSGLLPSVAAIAQGVGSMTCENVTSFVDNITNYALMPVYQKPIFSVEHFMLFLFLVMLLCLISFVLLNTLPCCKQEYSPISTDPHDNDNTIDNENQVGLHVKDMYKPEEEVKEMTHISLAGFLILNLLINTVTNGCLPPVQTYSCLPYGNDVYHWSVTLSNIANPIACFLAFLFPVVPQRIICCVAAGGFATTAFIMYTASASPDAILLDSGAGPILVVLAWIITMALLTFAKVTIATLFRSEGKESLRVYGIGSQAGSTLGAIIMYILINVSGKFENAATCPS from the exons ATGAACAGTGCTGGTGTGTATATCCTAGTAGTGTTATTTGGAACCGGTTCATGGCTAACTCTGAACGGTATTTGGGTAGAACTACCCCTTATGGTGCCCAGTTTACCCGAGGGATGGGCACTCCCATCCTACCTAAACGTCATCATCCAGGTAGCTAATATAGGTCCGATAGGATTAGCTATTCTTTTCCATTTCGCCAAGGACAAAATTAGCGATAAGTTCATCATTTACGCCCTGGTGACAGTCGGCTGTGCGTCAGTCTTATGCCTATTGTTTTTCTGGGACACGACATCTTTTATCGCCGGTCAGTGCCACAGTACTGGATTGTTGACGCTCGTTTTCGTTCTAGCAACCGTCTGCTGCTCAACCTCCGTTGTGTTCCTTCCTTTTATGACAATGTTTAAGAAGCATTATATAACAGCGTTTTTCATTGGTCAGGGATTGAGCGGGCTGTTGCCAAGTGTTGCAGCTATAGCACAGGGAGTTGGCAGCATGACCTGTGAgaatgtgacgtcatttgttGATAACATCACTAACTATGCACTAATGCCTGTTTACCAAAAGCCGATATTTTCTGTGGAACATTTTATGCTTTTCTTGTTTTTAGTAATGTTGCTTTGTTTGATATCATTTGTACTACTTAACACGCTGCCTTGTTGTAAACAAGAGTATTCACCCATTAGCACTGACCCACACGATAATGATAATACCATAGACAATGAGAACCAAGTAGGCTTACATGTAAAGGATATGTACAAACCGGAAGAAGAAGTAAAGGAGATGACACATATTTCATTGGCTGGATTTCTCATCTTAAACTTGCTGATCAATACAGTAACTAATGGCTGCCTTCCACCTGTGCAAACCTACTCCTGTCTGCCATACGGTAACGACGTCTACCATTGGTCAGTGACGCTGTCTAATATCGCCAATCCGATTGCTTGTTTCTTGGCGTTTCTGTTCCCCGTTGTGCCTCAAAGAATCATATGCTGCGTTGCTGCTGGTGGTTTTGCAACTACCGCCTTCATTATGTATACCGCATCAGCAAGCCCTGACGCTATACTATTGGACAGTGGTGCCGGTCCCATTCTTGTG GTGTTAGCTTGGATCATCACCATGGCACTATTAACGTTTGCTAAGGTTACCATAGCAACGCTGTTTCGAAGTGAGGGAAAGGAGTCGCTGAGGGTGTACGGTATCGGTTCACAGGCGGGGTCCACCCTAGGAGCAATCATCATGTATATCTTAATCAATGTCAGTGGGAAATTTGAAAATGCTGCAACGTGTCCttcttaa